A segment of the Roseiconus lacunae genome:
TTGTCGCTGCTGCAGACGATGACTTGTCCATCGCTGGCTAAGGCCAGGTCGGTGACGGTGGCAATGCAGTCGTCGGCTTCGAATCCGTCGGCACTGAGGTTGTCCCACGCGTTTTCAATGGCTTGCTGCCGAATCCGGTTGATCAGTTCCGGTAAGCCGATCGGTTCATCGCGACGGCCGGCTTTGTAGTCGCCTGCAATTTGGTGGCGGAACGAGGGGCCGTCGGTGTCGTAGCACAGGACGACGCGGTGCGGCTGGGTGGCTTGCTCGCATACCTCTGCCCAGCGAAAGAACATTCGCAGGGAACGTTCGCCCGGGCCGCAGGCGTAGAGCAATCGATAGGCCCAATTGCTAACGTCGATGATCAACCAACGATTCACGATTGTCCCTCCGGTTTAAGGCGAAACCAGTAGGCGGTTTCGCCGCCTGGGTAGGCTCGATGTTCAAGCCCGAAGTAAACGAAGCCAATCGATTTGAGGAACAGATGCGCGTCGAGTCGGTCTTCGCGGCATCGGCATTTGACTTGGCCGATCCGCGCAAAGATTCGTTGGGCAAAGAGTGTGTCGAGCATTTCCCGTGCGATGCCGTGTCGACGATGGCTCTTGGTGACGGCGATCGATCGCAAACGGACGTAGTCATTGTCGGCGTCATAGATCATGAATCCAACGACGCGATCCCCTTCAATCGCTACCCAAATGTGGGCAACGTCGATCATGACTAGCCAATCAAGCGATTGCGGTTGCCAGTCCGGAAAGCACTCGGCGGCGATGTCAACGAGGTCCGGTATCTGGGATGCAACGACGGGCCAGACTTGAACCGATGGCGAGCGCCGATGCTTGTCGCGGGCGTGGTCGCGTTTTTCAGTGATCATGACGCTGGATCCTCTTTGGGGTTGCCAGGGGGAAGCGGGCCGAAGTTAGGCGGTCTGTGTCAAACGGCGATGCGATAGCCAGCCGTCGACGTAGCCGGTTGCGATGTATCGAAGGAACGATTCACATTCTGGAAGGACGATGGCGTGAAATCGGTTCCCATGCCCATCGTGATACGGACCGATGGTGAGGCGAAGCTGGTATCGCTTGGGATGGTCGGCGCTGCGGAATTGATCGGCTTCCTCTTGCGATAGTCCAAAAGCGTCGAGCGGTACGTCTTTCATGATTGAGTTGCGAGGTAGCGAGTAACCGCGGCTAACGCCGTTCGGCTGATGGATCGGACGAGGAAGCCCGGCAACGGCGTCCCAGACGCTTGCCGCCGCTTGGAATGTGTTCGGGCAGGGCCGGTTCAAGGAGTTTGCTGATCGCGAGCCGGTTCAAGCTGATTTCCAACGCATCAGATTCACGGGCCAATCGATGGTGCATCGATTCTGGCAGCCGAATCGTGAGGATGCGTTGCGGTTCGACGGCGGAAGCCTTTGACCGGTCGATTGCCCGAAGGTGGGCCAGTTGTTCCAGGACGTTGCCGTTTTCGTCGCTGCGTTCAAATAATCCGCGGGCGGCGGGATCGGGGAACAGCCGATCGATCAATTCGCCGATCGCGTAGACCTGGCGATAGGCGGCGACCCATCGCATGTTTTGCCCGATCATGTCGACAGCTTGATCGCGTGCCGAGGCGAAGCTGATTGGCACTTGGTTCATCAGATGGTTTCCTGACCGAGTGGCTGTGATGTGATCTTTGGAATTGATTCACGACGGAACTGCTGTTCGGTCATGATGGGACGCGAAGGCGATGCGACGTGGCATTCGATATCGTTGGCGTTCTGGACATAGACGTGTTCGGTTTCGTCGCCAACGCCGAGCACTTCAAAACGCAGTTCGCAACAGCCAACGCAAGCACGCTGGATCGCTTGCAGCTTGGTCAGCGGGCCGGCGATGGTGGTGTAGCCGATTTGCAGGATGTATCGCTTGCGTTTCGCCATGGCTAATTCTTTTTCTCTCTGATCCAACCAATGAATTTGCCGCACGTTCGGCAAAGGTAGTACTCGCCATCGTCACACACGACTCGTTTCCAACGCTCATGTTTCATCGCACAGTTGTCATCACACGTGGGATAACCGAGCAGGGTCGATAATGAAACGCCGAGGGCGTGGCACAATCGCCAAGCTTGAATCCAATCGCTTGCACGGTCCGGATCGTAGGCTTTGGATCGCGATCGACTTTCGACGTACGGTTTGCCGCTCATCGACCGGACTTTTGCAGGCTGCGGGATAGCTGGGTTTCGACGGTCATGTTGGAACCGGAGCACGTCGTCTTGAACTTTCGCCAATCCGGATGGACGCTGAACCAGGGGGACGCACCGGTCGATCGACCGTCTTGACGCGGATCGATGACACGGACTCGCTTGCCACAAACGGGACAGTTCTTTCGCATCGCTGATGCTCCTTCGTATCGGGATCGAAACTGAAAATCAAAACAGGAACGGTTGCCGTGGCCGGTCGCTGGGCGATCGCTGGAAGCACTCGGGGACTTCAAGCAACGGGGCGGCTTCGATTAGGTCGCGTTCGCGTTGCATGTAGTTGCGTTCGTTGACATCGCGGGCGGCGTGACCAAGGACCCATTTGCCAAGGTCCGGGTCGCCGATCTTGCTGCCGGCTCGACCCCAGCGGTTGGTTGCGGTCGATCGCAGGTGTTTGCGTTTGACGTGTGACAGGCCGGCTTGGTCGACGATGCGATCCCATTGGCGACGGAAGGGGCGTTGCAGGCTGCTATCCCAGGTGAAGAGTTGGCCGTGCGATGAAAGGCATGCGTCGATGTGTGATCGCAGACAGGGAGCCAGGGGAACGATCAATCGGCCTTTGTGACGACGAGTCTTTTCCGGTGTGAAGACCAACCATCCGGATTCGCATCGCCTGGTGGATCGTTTGAGCGGGCTTTCGGGGAAGAGCCGAAAATCGCCGGTGGTCATGGTGGCGCTGTCTTCGACGCGTGCACCGACGCAAACGCATAGCACGATGTAGGTTCGCCATTGCAAGGAGGCGTTTGCATCGGGCCAGGTGGCGACGTCGCAGGCATCGTACAGTCGAGCGAGCTCTTTGTCGGTCAGATCGACCGGTTCACCGCCATCGTCGTCGGCCTGGGCGAGCTCAGCAATGGGGTCCATGGTGGGGACGAATTCGAGCAGTCCGACGCCTTTGTTGTTGCCCTTTTCACGGGGACCGAGTCGACGAAGGATGGCCCGGATTTTCTTCCATTGCTTCTCGGCGGTGCTGATGGCCATGCGCCGAGTGGGCTTGGCTGATTCACACGTTGGATCAGACGCCGGGGAAATCTCCGCCGTAAGCCATCGCCCGAATTGGTTCAGGTGATCGTCCCGAATTTGTGAAACTGCGTCGATTGGGACGGATAGGGGCACGGTCTCGGGTGCGCGAGTACTAGCAGTACTCGCGCACCCGGCGATGAACGCTTCCCAGTGGGCGATCGCGTTGGTGTAGTCGGATGTGGTCGATTTCGCCCTTCGGCTTTTCAGCCCCGGTGCCAGGTAGGTCGTGTACGCCTGGCGCAGGGTTAGGTCGGGGCATTCGTTTTCGGCGTCCTGCCGATGATCGTGGTCGTCCATGATGACGCGCAATTCCATCGCATTGTCCTTGGGATCACGATCATCGTTTTGGGGTGCATCATCAAGCGGCACGGGATCCAGGATGGAGGGTCCGACGTCGCCGATCGGTGGCAAGGCGGGGGCCGGTATCGGCCGGAGGTCACGCGGGTCGGTGGTTTCCAGCGGTCGACGGATCGCGGTGATACGTTGATCGCGGGTTTGTGAACCGGGTCCGGTGTGATGAACGGGTAGGTGCATCAGGCGCCGGATCGTGCGTTGTGCGTGATCCTGGGCCGGTGCGACCGGGGCCAGATTGGCCAGAAGAGTCCAAAAGACGAGGCCCAGGCTGCGATTTGCCAGGGCTGTGATCGTGGTCGATCGGCCTGGGTTGGCCGAGTCATGATCGATCATACCACACCTCCGTTGCAGGTCTTTCGCTGCGGAAGCGGGGCGGCCGGGGGCCGATGCGTCTGGGAGGGCAGACGCGCGTCAGCGGGGACGAAGGAAGGAAATCCCGTGCTGACACGCAACGCACCACGCATCGAGCCCCAGGCCACACACCGGTGCAGCGAGGAAGGCAGACGATGGTGGAATCGCCCGCCGAGTTGGCCCTGGCAGTGTGATTGGGTCAATCACACTGCCCCATGGTGTCAACCGGTCGGGATTGGCCTAGCAAGTGACGCGCTAGTGATGAACGGGTACCTCCCCCGAAGGTCAACGCGGGGGATTCTTGCAAAGTACAAAACTATGTGCAATACGGCAAAGTACAAAATTTTGTACTTTGTTACGCGGGTTTTTTGAGGGCGATTTGGCGGAGGCTCTCAGCAATGACACCGAACGCTGCGATGAAAAGCGAGGATAGAAACCCGGCAATATAGAGATCAATTTTCATCGAGTTGAATTGGCGTAGGATCAATTCCTCGTCTGTTTGATGACTTTCAGCGAGCAATCCATCGGCAACGTGGACCAGAATTCCAACGAGAAAGATCCCCGCAAAAACAAAGCCGACCCAGAAGAGAATGAAGCCGACGCTTTTCGCAGGTAAGCGATCTAGAAAGTTTCGTTTGGCTGATAGCGAAGACGCCTTCTTGCGTGTTGATCGCGGAACCGGTGAAGCTTCTGACGGTGCCGGCTTTCGCTCAGTCACCCAGAGTTTTGAATCCGAAGTGAGCTTGCAGTTTCGGCACTTCAAACTGCCGGGAGTTGTCGAAGTAACTTCTGAAACGGCACCACATTCCGGACATGTCTTTTTCATTTATCCACGATGATCCAGGTCTTTCCACACGCCTCCAAAAGGCGAATGCATTTTTCTAGGGTTGGTGAGCTTGGGTAATCGCCAGTCTTCAAAAGTTGGACAAGGTTGCGATGCACACCTGCCCGCTTGGCAAAGTCGCCGACGGTCTCACCCGACTCTTCTAGGTGGTCGATGATGATGTCACGGAGTTCGTCAAGTTGGCTTTTAGAGACTGTAGTTGGCACGATCATGCCCCCAGCTTAAAAAGAGGTACTGAACACGTCCACTGGAAAGGGGGGACATCCCGAAATGAAAAAGTTGTTAGGGCAACTCTTCGTCGGCTTGGCTGGTTCGCCAAAGCGAGATCCCAAGTACACGACAGCGATGATTTGGTCCCAGCAGATAAATGGTCCTTCGCGCGATGAAGAAGGGCTCGCACAGCTTTCAAAGGAGCTTTTTGAGTACGGTAGAAGCGTTCTCGATATGGAGATCGACACACTGAACAAGAATCGAGAAGCGGCGCGCGGCTTGATGCAATTCAATGCATATCTATGCGCTGCCGTCTTTGCCGCTTTCAAGGTTGGCGATCGGTCAGCAGATGGTTTTGCGATCGGCGCCGTAGTGTGCTGGATCCTTGCGATCGCTTTACTTGCAATCGCATTCAAGCGACAGCGGATTCCATTCATGCCATCTGTTGATGGCCCATACGACTTGTTGACCGACTCTGAAGACAGGAGGTTGCACGCGTATCTGACGCCTGCTCTGCACACCGCGATTGTTGAACTAGAGATCATTATCAATCGCCAGTCTTCAGTTGTTAACGCGTCACTACTGATCACAGCAATCGGCCTCGGCTCAGTGCTAGGATCGATTGTCTTTGCGTAGCGACTCCTGGACCTTATCAACGATCTGATCGATGAGTCGGTCACCGCCAGTGTTTTCACTGGCATTTACATTCCGCGTTGTTGGAGGCGGTTTATCAAAAGGACTGCTTGGCTTCGAACTACCTTTCGGGGTGTTCTTGTTTCCATCTGCAGACCCTGACATACGCTCCTCCAATAGTGGCTGGATGTGTAGCTTGCGTCTGAATAGCGAGGGACTATCCTTTGGACCGGTCAACTCAAGTTGACTATCTGCGATGCGGCCGAGAGGACTCGAACCTCCACGGGATTAACTCCCACTAGGCCCTCAACCTAGCGCGTCTGCCAGTTCCGCCACGGCCGCGTGGTGACTGGAGCGAGAAGTTTCCGAGAAACTTGCTCGCTCGTCAACCTCTCTCCACTTCGTTTGCGCAAATCGGCTTTCTTTTGACGCAGCAGAATCATTTCATCCGGCAAAATACGCGATTGCGATTGATCAGATGAGCCCCGTCATGTCCTTTTTGCCAGGGATCTGTGGGAGTCGGCTTCCGATCGAACTCGACTCCGAGGGAAAGTTCACCTTCGGTCGCCGCTCGGAGAGGCGTCGCCGTTCGGTTTGTTTTTGACGGCGCGAGAGACCGATCCGCCGGTCTGCGCCAACGAGTTTCTCTAGGGAGAGTACAATGCCCCCCATTGAACGCCTTCCTGAGGTAGTGGGCTCGGTTTCTGTGGATATGTTCACGGTGGCAATCGGGCGTTTGAAGCGGCCGCCGTTGGGTGGAAAAAGACAGGCCGCGGATTGATTTGGTTCAACACCACGTTGAGTTCTTAAACGATGAATAACTCACGGGATCTTTCTGGCTCGGATGACCAGAGCCGGGACGACGCGACGACAGGGAATCAACGGCAGGAGGCTCAAGACGATTCGAGCAAGCAGTTCTTTTTCGACGCGGACAAGCCTGTCTTGGGGGATGCAAACGCGATTGATGCGACACTGCAAACCAAGGCTCACGAGACGGTTAGTCCAGACCAGCAACGACGTTTACCGGTAACGCTTGAGCCGACGACGCGCCACGATTCACTAGGGCGACTGGGGCACTACGAAGTCCTGAATATTATCGGCCGAGGTGGTATGGGCGTCGTCGCGCGTGCTTTCGATGAGCAATTGCATCGGAATGTGGCGATTAAGGTGATGTCGGATCGCCTGATGACCAGTGAACGCGCCCGGAAGCGTTTTTTGCGTGAAGCGCGTGCGGCGGCAAGCGTGAATCATCCCAACGTGGTGACCATTCATGCGGTCGCTCAGAAAGATGGTATCCCGTATCTCGTCATGGAGTTTGTCGACGGACAATCGCTCTTAGAGCGAATTAATAACGATGCCCCGATGTGCTACGAAGACGTTTTACGGATCGGTGCACAAATTGCATCCGGGTTAGCGGCAGCCCATCGGCATGGGATCATTCACCGTGATGTCAAACCGGGCAACGTGATGTTGGAAGACGGCATCGAACGCGTCAAGTTGTCTGATTTCGGGTTGGCTCGATTGCTTGTCGAAAACTCTGACCTGACCAGTATGGGCGATATGGTGGGGACACCTTCTTACATGTCACCGGAGCAAGTCGATGGAGAAGAATTGACCGAGGCAAGCGACCTCTTTAGCCTGGGCTGTGTTTTGTATGCGATGTTTCGTGGGCGAAGTCCGTTTCAGGCAGGGTCGACGTATGCTAGTGCGGCGCGCGTTCGAGGTTTCGAGCCTCCGCCCGTGTCGTCATTTGTCGAAGGCATCCCACCGGAATTTGATCAGCTGATGTCAACGCTGTTCAGCAAACATGCCAAAGGGCGACCGAAGACGGCCAAGCAGGTTGCCGACCTCTTGTTGCAATGGTCCGCGCAGTCGCATCAACAGCGGATGCCCAGTCATCGACTCTATCCACTTCGCCCGCGACCTTGGTACCGCTTGGATTTCAGCTCAGATACGACTCTGAAATGGATAGCCGCAGTCCTGTTGCTCTGCAGTGGATCGTTAATTTTCGCCGCGATCTGGCTTGCAAATCGCCCCGAAATCACCGCCGACCAAGTCGCCGAAACGACTGAGCCGACGGCAACCGAAGTCTTAGCCGATGGGATTATCGATGTCGGGGCGGCCGATGGTGAGGTGGCTACTTTTCAAGAAGCGGTCGGGTTTCTATCACCGAATACGCTGATACGGTTTTCAGGTGAGCGACACTTCGGGCCGTTCGAGTTGTTCGATCCGGTCAATCACGCGGGCGTGACCTTTCAAGGCAAGAAAGGCACTGTTTTGGTTGGCCCGGCAGGGGAACCCGTGGTGCGGATTTCTGGTGTCCCGGACGTCAAGTTACGGGGAATAGAGGTCCGGGCAAGCGGGATGCAAATCGCCATGCGAGTTTCGGGGCAATGTCCGGGGCTCTCGCTCAAGAAGATGCACTTTGTTTCAAATAATCCTGCGGCGCACCGGGTTGAGTTGGTTCGGTTTGATTTCGGTGCATCTGGAACGAAAGCGTCACCGATTGTGATCGAAGAATGCCAGTTCGACTCCGGCGCGGTCGGATTAGTCATCGGATCGCATGACGCTACCGAATCGCCGGTTCGTCATCTGCACGTGCATCACAATCATCTCCATGGTGAGTCGCTGCAGTATGGTATTCCGTTGGTCATCCAAGGACAGGTACGTTCTGTATTAGTCGAACGCAACTGGCTGTCACGTGGCAAGGGTGGGATGAGTTTTCTGTTTCCTGTCTCACGCGCCGCCGAACATGTCGTCGTTCGGTACAACACTATCTCGCAGGTCGACGTCGGCTTGTACTTGAATGGCTCGGAATTAGATCAGGATTTTCGGTTCGATGATAATCTCATCGTCGATGCGTCGGCGCTGCATACTGTCAATCGGCCGATCTCGGAATATTTTCAGTGGTTCGCGGAAAATCAATGGATCAAGACAACTTCTCTCGCGACTCCAGAAATCAGTCAGTGTTTTTATGTCGAATCATCCGACGTCGTCAAATCTCTTGATCCGAATGCGTCAGAGTATTTGGAACCGGCCAATCCCGATGCCAAAGTTATTGCGGGTTTTTACGCGAGATCTCGTTAAACTGTGCGTTCGATTCGAATACCGTTCCGGTCGAATTGCGTCTCCCAACGGACCGGTTTGATGTCGCAGACCATTTGACCTATTCGCGTTCGTTGATTCGATCACAATCGCACTCTTGATCATAGGTTGGAGAGGCTGGTGTCTTTCATCTGATGACGTGTGTGACTTAGCAGCTTGTTGATTTTCTATTGTCGCCTTTCGCTCCGCGAAA
Coding sequences within it:
- a CDS encoding GNAT family N-acetyltransferase, which produces MITEKRDHARDKHRRSPSVQVWPVVASQIPDLVDIAAECFPDWQPQSLDWLVMIDVAHIWVAIEGDRVVGFMIYDADNDYVRLRSIAVTKSHRRHGIAREMLDTLFAQRIFARIGQVKCRCREDRLDAHLFLKSIGFVYFGLEHRAYPGGETAYWFRLKPEGQS
- a CDS encoding type II toxin-antitoxin system HicB family antitoxin, translating into MNQVPISFASARDQAVDMIGQNMRWVAAYRQVYAIGELIDRLFPDPAARGLFERSDENGNVLEQLAHLRAIDRSKASAVEPQRILTIRLPESMHHRLARESDALEISLNRLAISKLLEPALPEHIPSGGKRLGRRCRASSSDPSAERR
- a CDS encoding site-specific integrase; translation: MIDHDSANPGRSTTITALANRSLGLVFWTLLANLAPVAPAQDHAQRTIRRLMHLPVHHTGPGSQTRDQRITAIRRPLETTDPRDLRPIPAPALPPIGDVGPSILDPVPLDDAPQNDDRDPKDNAMELRVIMDDHDHRQDAENECPDLTLRQAYTTYLAPGLKSRRAKSTTSDYTNAIAHWEAFIAGCASTASTRAPETVPLSVPIDAVSQIRDDHLNQFGRWLTAEISPASDPTCESAKPTRRMAISTAEKQWKKIRAILRRLGPREKGNNKGVGLLEFVPTMDPIAELAQADDDGGEPVDLTDKELARLYDACDVATWPDANASLQWRTYIVLCVCVGARVEDSATMTTGDFRLFPESPLKRSTRRCESGWLVFTPEKTRRHKGRLIVPLAPCLRSHIDACLSSHGQLFTWDSSLQRPFRRQWDRIVDQAGLSHVKRKHLRSTATNRWGRAGSKIGDPDLGKWVLGHAARDVNERNYMQRERDLIEAAPLLEVPECFQRSPSDRPRQPFLF
- a CDS encoding helix-turn-helix domain-containing protein, producing MIVPTTVSKSQLDELRDIIIDHLEESGETVGDFAKRAGVHRNLVQLLKTGDYPSSPTLEKCIRLLEACGKTWIIVDK
- a CDS encoding serine/threonine-protein kinase — encoded protein: MNNSRDLSGSDDQSRDDATTGNQRQEAQDDSSKQFFFDADKPVLGDANAIDATLQTKAHETVSPDQQRRLPVTLEPTTRHDSLGRLGHYEVLNIIGRGGMGVVARAFDEQLHRNVAIKVMSDRLMTSERARKRFLREARAAASVNHPNVVTIHAVAQKDGIPYLVMEFVDGQSLLERINNDAPMCYEDVLRIGAQIASGLAAAHRHGIIHRDVKPGNVMLEDGIERVKLSDFGLARLLVENSDLTSMGDMVGTPSYMSPEQVDGEELTEASDLFSLGCVLYAMFRGRSPFQAGSTYASAARVRGFEPPPVSSFVEGIPPEFDQLMSTLFSKHAKGRPKTAKQVADLLLQWSAQSHQQRMPSHRLYPLRPRPWYRLDFSSDTTLKWIAAVLLLCSGSLIFAAIWLANRPEITADQVAETTEPTATEVLADGIIDVGAADGEVATFQEAVGFLSPNTLIRFSGERHFGPFELFDPVNHAGVTFQGKKGTVLVGPAGEPVVRISGVPDVKLRGIEVRASGMQIAMRVSGQCPGLSLKKMHFVSNNPAAHRVELVRFDFGASGTKASPIVIEECQFDSGAVGLVIGSHDATESPVRHLHVHHNHLHGESLQYGIPLVIQGQVRSVLVERNWLSRGKGGMSFLFPVSRAAEHVVVRYNTISQVDVGLYLNGSELDQDFRFDDNLIVDASALHTVNRPISEYFQWFAENQWIKTTSLATPEISQCFYVESSDVVKSLDPNASEYLEPANPDAKVIAGFYARSR